One genomic segment of Diceros bicornis minor isolate mBicDic1 chromosome 13, mDicBic1.mat.cur, whole genome shotgun sequence includes these proteins:
- the LSM10 gene encoding U7 snRNA-associated Sm-like protein LSm10, producing the protein MAVSHSVKERTISENSLIILLQGLQGQVTTVDLRDESVARGRIDNVDAFMNIRLANVTYTDRWGHQVELDDLFVTGRNVRYVHIPDDVNITATIEQQLQVIHRVRNFGGKGQGRREFPSKKYK; encoded by the coding sequence ATGGCGGTGAGCCACTCGGTGAAGGAGCGGACCATCTCGGAGAACAGCCTGATCATCCTGCTGCAGGGTCTCCAGGGCCAGGTAACCACGGTGGACCTGCGGGATGAGAGCGTGGCCCGGGGACGCATAGACAATGTCGATGCTTTCATGAACATCCGCCTGGCTAACGTCACCTACACTGACCGCTGGGGGCATCAGGTCGAACTGGATGACCTCTTCGTGACAGGCCGGAACGTCCGTTACGTCCACATCCCAGATGACGTGAACATCACCGCCACCATCGAGCAGCAGCTGCAGGTCATCCATCGGGTGCGCAACTTCGGCGGCAAGGGCCAGGGCCGGCGGGAATTTCCCTCCAAGAAGTACAAATGA
- the OSCP1 gene encoding protein OSCP1 — MSVRTLPLLFLNLGGEMLYILDQRLRAQNVPGDKARKVLNDIISTMFNRKFMEELFKPQELYSKKALRTVYDRLAHASIIRLNQASMDKLYDLMTVAFKYQVLMCPRPKDVLLVTFNHLDAIKGFIRDSPTILRQVDETFRQLTEVYGGLSAGEFQLIRQTLLIFFQDLHIRVSIFLKDRVQNSNGRFVLPVSGPVPWGTEVPGLIRMFNNKGEEVKTVEFKHGGNYVPAPKEGSFELYGDRVLKLGTNMYSVNRPVETHMSGASENLASRTQESIAPNPLAKEELNFLARLLGGMEIKKPSDPEPGFRLNLFTTDEEEEQAALTRPEELSYEVINIQATQDQQRNEELARIMGEFEISDPPRRSASKGDDLLAMMDELSLC, encoded by the exons ATGTCGGTGCGGACGCTACCGCTGCTCTTCTTGAACTTGGGCGGGGAGATGCTTTACATCCTGGATCAGCGGCTGCGAGCCCAGAACGTCCCGGGAGACAAGGCCCGCAAAG TTCTGAATGACATCATCTCAACTATGTTCAATCGAAAGTTTATGGAGGAATTGTTCAAACCCCAAGAGCTCTACTCCAAGAAGGCACTGAGGACTGTCTACGACCGCCTGGCTCATGCCTCCATCATAAGACTGAACCAGGCCAGCATGGATAAG CTCTATGACCTGATGACTGTGGCTTTCAAATATCAAGTATTGATGTGTCCCCGTCCCAAGGATGTGTTGCTGGTCACTTTCAATCATTTAGATGCCATCAAGGGATTCATCCGCGACTCCCCAACCATCCTGCGTCAAGTGGATGAGACTTTCCGGCAGCTGACTGAA GTATATGGGGGTCTCTCCGCGGGGGAGTTCCAGCTGATCCGGCAGACGCTCCTCATCTTCTTCCAGGACCTGCACATCCGG GTGTCCATATTTCTAAAGGACAGAGTTCAGAATTCTAATGGTCGCTTTGTGTTGCCCGTGTCTGGGCCTGTTCCCTGGGGAACTGAAGTTCCAGGACTCATCAG AATGTTCAACAACAAAGGCGAAGAAGTGAAGACAGTAGAATTCAAGCACGGTGGGAACTATGTCCCGGCACCAAAAGAAGGTTCTTTTGAGCTTTATGGAGACCGAGTCCTGAAACTGGGAACTAATAT GTACAGCGTGAACCGGCCTGTGGAAACCCATATGTCTGGAGCATCAGAGAACTTAGCTTCGCGGACACAG GAAAGCATTGCTCCAAACCCTCTTGCTAAAGAAGAGCTGAATTTCTTGGCCAGGCTGCTGGGAGGGATGGAGATTAAGAAACCCAGTGACCCTGAGCCAGGATTCCGGTTGAATCTCTTCACCACTGATGAAGAGGAGGA ACAAGCAGCACTAACCAGGCCAGAAGAGTTATCCTATGAAGTTATCAACATACAAGCAACTCAG GACCAGCAAAGGAACGAAGAGCTGGCTCGGATCATGGGGGAGTTTGAGATCTCGGACCCACCAAGGCGGAGCGCCAGCAAAGGAGATGATTTACTTGCCATGATGGATGAGTTATCGCTGTGCTGA